One segment of Urocitellus parryii isolate mUroPar1 chromosome 5, mUroPar1.hap1, whole genome shotgun sequence DNA contains the following:
- the LOC144255094 gene encoding sperm motility kinase-like: protein MTDQCSQSRVELQEQSSCSEPAFTDHYMVLQDIGEGGFAQLKLARHLLTGTQVAVKVLAKGATKFTLQSEPEMMAELDHPNVIHLFQVMETQKYLYLIMEHAGGGELWDFIPTTGMEEEEARRMFRQIGQAVQYCHQKGIVHLDLKPENVMVDDERNVKLIDFGLSTRVTAGKKLNKFFGTLLYVPPEIICHQEYEGPPADIWSLGVVLYSMLTGIWPFEASTDSKLKKLIRLGRYIIPSHVSKEAKSLIREILKVDPKQRPTIDQVMGHPWLTQGEEASPSSPCEVLPKLPDLTILKTMINMGYDHYNTWVSVVRRKFNDAMATYRILQHQSTQGEASTAQVKPKHYPGPKDPPWVCHKKFPSEPALPLPCEQQQQPARSASMPTITRRFLKDTLPPSLASQPDPVPSPSPSQETSTRQPPDRIPGWKRVRRRIAKCLRQLCCIPCFRGPLSRKRVVPVETPNPDRQN, encoded by the coding sequence ATGACAGATCAGTGTAGTCAGAGCAGAGTAGAGCTGCAGGAGCAGAGCTCTTGCTCTGAGCCTGCCTTCACGGACCATTATATGGTCCTGCAGGACATTGGGGAAGGGGGCTTCGCCCAGTTGAAACTTGCCCGCCATCTTCTTACTGGGACACAGGTTGCAGTGAAGGTCTTGGCCAAAGGAGCCACGAAATTCACCTTGCAATCTGAACCAGAGATGATGGCAGAATTGGACCACCCAAATGTGATCCACCTCTTTCAGGTCATGGAGACCCAGAAATACCTCTACCTCATCATGGAGCACGCAGGTGGGGGAGAGCTTTGGGATTTCATCCCAACAACtggcatggaggaggaggaggcccgcAGAATGTTTAGGCAGATCGGGCAGGCTGTGCAGTACTGCCACCAGAAGGGCATCGTGCACCTGGACCTGAAGCCGGAGAACGTGATGGTGGATGACGAACGCAATGTGAAGCTCATTGACTTTGGCCTGAGCACCAGAGTCACAGCTGGAAAGAAGCTGAACAAATTCTTTGGCACTCTCCTCTATGTTCCCCCAGAAATTATCTGTCATCAAGAATATGAGGGCCCCCCGGCAGACATCTGGAGCTTGGGTGTGGTCCTCTATTCAATGCTCACAGGGATATGGCCGTTTGAGGCAAGCACCGATAGCAAGCTGAAGAAACTCATCAGGTTGGGCAGGTACATCATTCCTTCACATGTCTCCAAGGAAGCCAAGAGCCTCATCCGAGAGATACTCAAAGTGGACCCCAAGCAGAGGCCCACCATAGACCAGGTAATGGGGCACCCGTGGCTGACCCAGGGGGAGGAAGCTTCACCCAGTTCTCCTTGTGAGGTACTCCCCAAACTCCCGGACCTCACAATCTTGAAAACTATGATCAACATGGGTTATGACCACTATAACACCTGGGTGTCCGTGGTGAGAAGGAAATTCAATGATGCAATGGCCACTTACCGCATCCTCCAGCACCAGAGCACCCAAGGGGAGGCCTCCACAGCCCAGGTGAAGCCCAAGCATTACCCAGGCCCTAAGGATCCTCCCTGGGTCTGCCACAAGAAGTTTCCCAGTGAGCCTGCCCTTCCCTTGCcctgtgagcagcagcagcagcctgctaGAAGTGCCAGCATGCCCACCATCACACGCCGCTTCCTCAAGGACACACTGCCTCCCAGCCTAGCCTCCCAGCCTGACCCAGTGCCCAGCCCCTCACCCTCCCAAGAGACCTCCACAAGGCAACCCCCAGACAGAATCCCGGGTTggaagagggtgaggaggaggattgCCAAATGCCTCAGGCAGCTATGCTGCATACCCTGCTTCCGAGGGCCACTCTCCAGAAAGAGAGTGGTTCCCGTGGAAACACCCAACCCAGACAGACAGAACTGA